GTCGCCGCCTTGTCCTACCCCGCGCTTCTATACGCCGCCACTGTATACGGCGCGGCGACAGCCGCGGCGGCCGCCGCCCTCGGGGCCGCACAGGCGCTTCTCCACGCCGCGGTCTACCACGTGGCGCTCCTCTTCATGGAAGAGGCGGCTAGGTGGCACCCGCTGGCGCAGAAGCTAGGAAAGAGGAGGAAGGTGGAGTGGGGGCGGTATATACTGTGGGTAGCCGCCTCGATTTCCCTCGCCGGGGTCCTGTCTCTCTAGGCCTGTTGCGCGGCTAGGTACTGCTCGACGATGTCGTAGCCGTAGATCGCCTTGAACATCTCCCTGCCGCGCGGCGTCATCTGCGTCGGGTCCCAGGGCCTTTCGAAATCAACCTCCACCTCCACGTCCTGGGCCTCGGGCACCGCCGACTGAATCGCGTAGCCCACCTCCTGCGCCACGCTACCGGCGACGGGGCAACCCACAGCGGTCAGGGTCATGACAACCTTCAAGACGCCGTTCTCCAGCACCACCTTCCTAATCAGCCCCAGGTCGTAGACGTTTATCGGGATCTCCGGGTCGAAAACCTCTCTAAGCACCTCCA
The sequence above is drawn from the Pyrobaculum ferrireducens genome and encodes:
- a CDS encoding metal-sulfur cluster assembly factor translates to MEDEKPIFETNLPPDKAKKVVEVLREVFDPEIPINVYDLGLIRKVVLENGVLKVVMTLTAVGCPVAGSVAQEVGYAIQSAVPEAQDVEVEVDFERPWDPTQMTPRGREMFKAIYGYDIVEQYLAAQQA